In Armatimonadota bacterium, the sequence GATATAAACGACTTGCAACCATAGCTGCGTTTGCGAGCATGTTTGCATGTGCAATTATAGCGACCATTGTCCCGGCAGCCATTATGGAGATAAAGCGCACCTATGGCGTCTCGGTAACCCAACTCGGATGGATATTCCGGCTGTTTATGTTTGCGTTTCTGGCTGCGGTTATAGTCGGCGGCCATTATGGAGATCGCATCGGCAAAATGCCTCCCATTGCTTTCGGAAACGTGTGCATGGCTGTCGGGATGATTATCTTTGCTCGTGCGGATAGTTTCAATATGGCACTAGTGGCGATTACTATCGCCGGTATCGGCGCGGGTCTTACAGAGGGTTTGGGGACTGCACTCGTCGCCGATTTATATATGGGCGCGAAGCGCAGGGCTATGACCAATTTCGGCCAGGTGGCATTTGCAGCCGGTGCGGTCATTGGTCCTGCCGCAACAGCGCGTATGCTGAGAGCCGGTATCGGTTGGCGAGCAGCTTTTCAGGACTCTGCCGGGATATGCATTCTGGCAGGCTTGGCAGCAATTGCAACATTAGCCTTTTATAAAGAAAAGCCGATCAACGGCGACAATGAAGGCGGCGACTGGCGCACGCTTATCAAAGACCCGCTTGTGATCTGGCTCGGCCTAGGTATTATGCTCTATGTAAGCGCCGAGTCAGGGACTGCAAACTGGCTGGCTACTTTTCTTACCTCAGATATAAAAGCGGCAGCTCCGGTGGCGGCGGCCTCAGTAGCCGTATTCTGGTTAGGCACAGGAGCAGGAAGAGTATCTGCAGCAAAAGTATCGAAGCGTATTTCAGATGTAAAGCTGATCGGAGCCAGCCTGATTCTTGCCTCTATATGCGAGGCGATTTTGTTGAGCACACATACTGTCGCTGTGTCTATGACCATGATCTTCCTGTTCGGATTGTGTATGGGGCCGGTATGGCCTACAATTATGAGCTGTGCAGGCGGCGCTTATCCGTCGCAATCGGGCGGGGTAATTGGAATACTTGCGGCTGCTGGCTCACTGGGCAGCGCTATAGTTGGCCCGCTTGTCGGTCGTGTCGCAGACTCATCCAGCATGCGATGCGCGCTGTGCATGTGTCTTGCGGCACTGCTGATTAATGCTTTTCTTTTTGCGCGGCTCAGAAAGCGCCTGGGCTGATGAACAACGCGCGCAGACCCAACGCCGCCAGCGAGATAATTATATCCGGGCGAGTCTGGAGCGCAGTGTGGTATCTGGCCTGGCCGACAGCCGTCAATACCATTATCCAGACCGCATATAACATAATCAACCGCATGTTTGTAGGCAGGCTCCCTGATGCCACTGATGCGCTTGCGGCAGTCGGGATCGGCGGAGCGGCCTTGATGGTCCAGTTCGCGTTCACCATTGGTCTATCTGTCGGCGCATCCGCCTTGGTTGCAAGGTTCCTGGGTGCGCAGCAGTATTCAGATGCCGATGAGACTACAAGGCAATCGCTCATACTCTCAGTAGTAGGCGGGGTTGTGACGGCGATCCCGTTGATGCTTTGGCCGCATTATCTGGTCAGCCTGATAGGCGCTAAAGACGGCGTTATCGGCCTGTCGGGGAGCTATAGCGCTATCGTTGCGTATTCATCCATCCCGATGTTCCTCTACATGACTATAACGTCTGTGCTGCGCAGCGCGGGTGATGTCAGGAGCCCTCTCTATGCCGGCGCAGCAGTGATTGCTATTAATGTGCTCTTCGACTGGCTGTTAATCTTCGGAATAGGTCCATTCCCTATGCTGGGTGTTAAGGGTGCGGCGATTTCGACCGGTATATCCCGCATCTTCGGTATGGTCATTATGTTCTGGTTCCTGCGCCGCTCTGTGCTCAGAGAATCTATGAGCCACTTCAAGCCACATATGGGGTGGTTTGCCCGGATTATGAGAATAGGATGGCCTGCCATGATCCAGAATGTGCTCTGGACCTCCGCCGCGGTAGTGTTTATTAAAATCCTGGCGATGCTGCCCGGCTATCAGGGCACGCTTGCGCAGGCGGGCTATACAGTCGCCATAACTATTGAGTCTCTTGCATTTATGCCCGGGGCAGCTTTCGGCATGGCCGCTACTCCACTGGTCGGTCAAAACCTTGGGGCAGGCAGGCTGGATCGAGCCGAACACAGCGCATGGATTGCAACATGGCAGGCTGTGGCGATTATGTCGGCTGTGGCGGCGGTCTTTATTGCAGCGCCGGGTTATCTTGCCCGGATGTTCACCCAGGAGGCGTCACTGATCCCGATAATTGTAGCCTACCTTAGGATAAACGCGGTTTCGGAACCTTTTCTGGCGGTCAACATGGTGCTGCGGGGAGCGCTGCAGGGAGCTGGCGAAACCCGCATCCCCGCATGGATTACTTTCTTCACAAGTTATGTGATCCGGCTGCCGCTGGCATGGGCTTTGGCCGTACCGCTGGGCATGGGAAGCACGGGAGCCTGGATAGGAATGGCAACATCAACGGTAATATCGGGCATATGGGTTGCGTCATGGTTTAAGTGGGGCGACTGGCGTCAGATACAGATCTGATTCGGAATAACAATTTCACAAAAATATTACAAAGAAATTCAGCGTAGACGTTGAACAATATACGGCTGCCGAGCATCATATATTATGGAAGTATCGCAGTGCTTAATTTTACCAACCAGTAGTTTTATATCTACAAAGGAAGTGAAATGACCCGATTTTCCTTGTATACTCGCTTTACTATTGCAGCACTCTCCCTTATTGTCACTTTTGTAAGCGGAACTGTTTTTAGCGATGAAATGCCGGATAAGCTCTCGCTGACGGATGCAGTCGCCATGGCTCTTCAAAGCAATGCGAGTTTGCAGAGCGCCAGAGACTCACGCTTAAACTCACTGTCAAGCCTCAGAATTGCCAACATCAAGACGAGCATCAATCTAGGTACCACATCATATTTCGAGCAAAATTCATATGACAAGAGCAGTTCAAGCCAGCTTTTTGGAAATGCTAGATATGAGAACTTAGCCGGCACCCAGGCATCTCTGAACTTGACTCCAATGGCATCAGGTGATGATGATAACACTGTGTCGCTTTCGCTTAAGCACCCATTGGGAAAGGGCAGAGGATTACTCTCTTCGAAGGCCATTGAAGTTATTGGAGCACGTAACAGCGCGTCTATAGAGGAAAAGCAGTTATACCTCACCACTCAATCGACTGTGCAATCGGTTGTCCAGAAATATTACGGCGCAGTGCTTGCACGCGAGCAGGTCAAAGTGCAGGAGCAGGCGGTGACAATCGCCAAGGCAGTAGCGGATGGAGCAAAAAAGCGCGCAGCCGAGGGACTCGTCGCTGAGATCGAGGCATCGCGGGCTGAGATAAGAGTCGCCCAAACCGAGAATGAGCTAAATGTGCAAAAGCAGGCGGCTGAAGCCGCTCTCGACTCACTGATGATCGCACTCGGCTCCGGTATTGGAAAAAAGCCGGAGCTTATTGAACCGATACCCGAACCAAGTTCAATAGGTAATCTGCCGGACCTGGCTGCTGCCATGGAAGAAGCGTTGAAAAATCGCGCAGAGCTTGATGTGTATGACACCGAGCTTTCAGAGTTATCCCGCACTCTGGCTATCGCACAAGATAATCTTAAGCCTGGACTGGACCTTGTTGCAAGTTTCTACTCATCGTCTGACGATACAGGGCTGCTCTCACACTCCATTTGGGATGCAGGCAATCTGACGGCGGGTTTGGAGTATTCAGTGCCCCTGGACAAGCGATCACTCGTGGAGAGGCACAGTATCGCCGAGACGAATCTGCAGACCAAGCGTAGAATGAGAGTGTATGAAATGGAGCAAATTGCCCAGCAGGTAAGAGAAGCATATCGCGATCTGCAGCGGGCAAATACAACCGTAGATATATACGGACAAAACCTCGCGGTAGCTGAAGACAACTTGCGAATGGCTCAGATACGAGTCGACGAGGGTCTGACGGATAACCAGGAAGTCCTGAATGCACAGGAAGCGCTCACACAGGTTCAAAACTCACTCATATCAGCAAAAGTCTCACTCTATCTGGCGGCAGTGAACTTGAAATGCGCCATGGGCGAAGACCTGACAATAATGGGGGTTAAATGAAGCGACAGATAAAACTTTGGTCTGGCAGAACATTTATGCTGGTGGCTGTGGTCTTTGCCGCACAGTATTGGGGCGTGCCGCTCTATAAGCAATATATGGTCCCGAAGAAGACTGAGGCATTTGTTCCTACCGCCAAAGTCAAAAGCGGCAATTTCACGATCAGTTTCCATGAGATCGGAACTCTGGAGGCTGAGAATTCAGTGCCGATCATCAGCGAAATAAATGGAAAGATCATTTTTCTTGCCCCCGAAGGCAAAGTAGTCTCACCCGGAGAAAAAATTGTTCAGTTGGACACGTCGGATATAGAGC encodes:
- a CDS encoding MFS transporter, coding for MKEYTGYKRLATIAAFASMFACAIIATIVPAAIMEIKRTYGVSVTQLGWIFRLFMFAFLAAVIVGGHYGDRIGKMPPIAFGNVCMAVGMIIFARADSFNMALVAITIAGIGAGLTEGLGTALVADLYMGAKRRAMTNFGQVAFAAGAVIGPAATARMLRAGIGWRAAFQDSAGICILAGLAAIATLAFYKEKPINGDNEGGDWRTLIKDPLVIWLGLGIMLYVSAESGTANWLATFLTSDIKAAAPVAAASVAVFWLGTGAGRVSAAKVSKRISDVKLIGASLILASICEAILLSTHTVAVSMTMIFLFGLCMGPVWPTIMSCAGGAYPSQSGGVIGILAAAGSLGSAIVGPLVGRVADSSSMRCALCMCLAALLINAFLFARLRKRLG
- a CDS encoding MATE family efflux transporter, which encodes MNNARRPNAASEIIISGRVWSAVWYLAWPTAVNTIIQTAYNIINRMFVGRLPDATDALAAVGIGGAALMVQFAFTIGLSVGASALVARFLGAQQYSDADETTRQSLILSVVGGVVTAIPLMLWPHYLVSLIGAKDGVIGLSGSYSAIVAYSSIPMFLYMTITSVLRSAGDVRSPLYAGAAVIAINVLFDWLLIFGIGPFPMLGVKGAAISTGISRIFGMVIMFWFLRRSVLRESMSHFKPHMGWFARIMRIGWPAMIQNVLWTSAAVVFIKILAMLPGYQGTLAQAGYTVAITIESLAFMPGAAFGMAATPLVGQNLGAGRLDRAEHSAWIATWQAVAIMSAVAAVFIAAPGYLARMFTQEASLIPIIVAYLRINAVSEPFLAVNMVLRGALQGAGETRIPAWITFFTSYVIRLPLAWALAVPLGMGSTGAWIGMATSTVISGIWVASWFKWGDWRQIQI
- a CDS encoding TolC family protein, translating into MTRFSLYTRFTIAALSLIVTFVSGTVFSDEMPDKLSLTDAVAMALQSNASLQSARDSRLNSLSSLRIANIKTSINLGTTSYFEQNSYDKSSSSQLFGNARYENLAGTQASLNLTPMASGDDDNTVSLSLKHPLGKGRGLLSSKAIEVIGARNSASIEEKQLYLTTQSTVQSVVQKYYGAVLAREQVKVQEQAVTIAKAVADGAKKRAAEGLVAEIEASRAEIRVAQTENELNVQKQAAEAALDSLMIALGSGIGKKPELIEPIPEPSSIGNLPDLAAAMEEALKNRAELDVYDTELSELSRTLAIAQDNLKPGLDLVASFYSSSDDTGLLSHSIWDAGNLTAGLEYSVPLDKRSLVERHSIAETNLQTKRRMRVYEMEQIAQQVREAYRDLQRANTTVDIYGQNLAVAEDNLRMAQIRVDEGLTDNQEVLNAQEALTQVQNSLISAKVSLYLAAVNLKCAMGEDLTIMGVK